In Desulfovibrio sp. UCD-KL4C, a single genomic region encodes these proteins:
- a CDS encoding NAD-dependent deacylase, which produces MAFDRNKYDRDALDKAGKLIKDARCAVVMTGAGFSVASGIPDFRSPGGVWSKHDPEKVASVKALKSNPVTVWKFLLELVRMVHKCEPNPAHFALSELEAAGMIQGVITQNIDGLHQRAGSDNVIEFHGNLSHFFCSECLAEYKVRDVITFDDKKLPIRCADCSGIVRPDIVFFGEQIPSQAYKDAFELVDQADLVLVIGTSGEVVPASLIPPRVKNHGGKIVEINKVSSAYSSMSDITIKGAVEDILPELVRNIIK; this is translated from the coding sequence ATGGCGTTTGACAGAAATAAATACGACAGAGATGCCTTAGATAAGGCTGGTAAGCTGATTAAAGATGCCAGATGCGCTGTAGTTATGACAGGAGCAGGCTTTTCTGTTGCAAGCGGGATACCTGATTTTCGTAGTCCAGGCGGAGTTTGGTCTAAGCATGATCCTGAAAAAGTAGCATCTGTAAAGGCTTTAAAGTCAAATCCTGTAACGGTTTGGAAGTTTCTTTTGGAATTGGTCCGCATGGTTCACAAGTGTGAACCTAACCCAGCACATTTTGCCCTATCTGAGCTTGAAGCCGCAGGAATGATTCAGGGCGTTATTACACAAAATATAGATGGGCTGCATCAGCGTGCAGGGTCGGATAATGTTATAGAATTTCATGGTAATTTAAGTCATTTCTTTTGTTCAGAGTGTTTAGCTGAGTACAAAGTTAGGGATGTAATTACATTTGATGATAAAAAGCTCCCAATTAGATGTGCTGACTGCTCAGGGATTGTGCGACCTGATATTGTTTTTTTCGGTGAGCAGATTCCATCTCAGGCCTATAAGGATGCGTTTGAACTAGTTGATCAGGCTGACCTTGTGCTTGTTATCGGAACATCTGGTGAAGTCGTTCCTGCAAGCTTAATCCCACCGCGAGTTAAAAATCACGGTGGAAAGATAGTTGAAATTAATAAGGTTTCATCGGCTTATTCTTCTATGAGTGATATTACTATTAAAGGTGCTGTTGAAGATATTTTGCCTGAGTTAGTGCGAAATATTATTAAATAA